From one Lycium ferocissimum isolate CSIRO_LF1 chromosome 7, AGI_CSIRO_Lferr_CH_V1, whole genome shotgun sequence genomic stretch:
- the LOC132065501 gene encoding NAC domain-containing protein 40, translating into MDDGDVSGCKNERKKDGEMVEKSEININNNSNSEKNVEISAATASIMFPGFRFCPTDEELISYYLKKKVEGSDNCGEVISEVEIWKHEPWDLPAQSIIQSDNEWFFFSPRGRKYPNGSQSKRATESGYWKATGKERNVKSGSNMIGTKRTLVFHIGRAPKGQRTQWIMHEYCMTGNSNDQDSMVVCRLRKNNEFHLNDTPGNQRNHLAVNDTAALSGAGQLDGLGLISGVACCSKVGSSSYSSHSVEQIESGSESDKLTKELPQHHSSSDLKDCDEEDCFADILKDDIVKLDDSSYKARNNLLPTIARKLESSTNSPMSEEAQNLMSHRLPFQGTANRRLKLRTENVPRQVEKSKPHEANKKISHGRGISRQLIKRMKQWLICLLLVSLMLLVMFLCLFGVPQQSKMALLQLKLM; encoded by the exons ATGGATGATGGGGATGTATCAGGTTGtaaaaatgagaggaaaaaaGATGGAGAAATGGTAGAGAAAagtgaaattaatattaataataatagtaatagtgaAAAGAATGTGGAGATATCAGCAGCTACAGCATCTATTATGTTTCCAGGTTTTAGGTTTTGTCCAACAGATGAGGAACTGATATCTTATTACTTAAAGAAGAAAGTTGAAGGGTCTGATAATTGTGGTGAAGTTATTTCTGAAGTTGAGATTTGGAAACATGAACCTTGGGATCTTCCTG CTCAATCCATCATTCAGTCAGATAATGAATGGTTCTTCTTCTCTCCTCGTGGAAGGAAGTACCCAAATGGTTCGCAGAGTAAAAGGGCAACTGAGTCTGGTTACTGGAAGGCCACAGGAAAAGAACGTAATGTGAAGTCTGGTTCTAATATGATTGGCACAAAGAGAACCCTGGTATTCCACATTGGTCGGGCACCTAAAGGACAGAGGACACAGTGGATAATGCATGAATATTGCATGACGGGTAACTCTAATGATCAG GATTCAATGGTTGTTTGCCGCCTGCGGAAGAATAACGAGTTTCATTTGAATGACACCCCAGGAAATCAAAGGAATCATCTGGCTGTAAATGATACCGCTGCTTTGTCTGGGGCAGGACAGTTGGATGGTTTGGGATTGATAAGTGGAGTGGCGTGCTGTTCCAAAGTGGGTAGTAGCAGTTATAGTTCTCATTCGGTTGAGCAGATTGAATCTGGATCAGAATCCGATAAGCTGACTAAAGAGTTGCCTCAGCATCATTCCTCTAGTGACTTGAAG GATTGTGATGAAGAGGACTGTTTTGCTGATATATTGAAAGATGATATCGTTAAGCTAGATGATTCTTCGTATAAGGCAAGAAACAATCTGTTGCCAACAATCGCTAGGAAGCTTGAATCCTCTACGAACTCGCCAATGTCCGAGGAAGCCCAAAATCTGATGTCTCATCGGCTGCCTTTCCAGGGCACTGCAAATCGAAGACTAAAACTACGAACGGAAAACGTGCCCCGTCAAGTAGAGAAATCTAAACCCCATGAAGCTAATAAGAAGATTAGCCATGGTCGGGGCATCAGTAGACAGTTGATTAAAAGGATGAAGCAATGGTTGATATGTTTACTTTTAGTTTCCTTGATGTTACTGGTCATGTTTCTTTGTTTATTCGGAGTTCCACAACAGAGTAAAATGGCATTACTCCAGCTGAAGTTAATGTAG
- the LOC132065500 gene encoding methyl-CpG-binding domain-containing protein 5-like, whose translation MTEPTPISSIPPETVTGADDSLPPDPLLQSGTYIDAHSTPNKDAALDDRHVSDLPPAPTGETTPEMTAEETVTPVKKQSRSTEVNVERPSWLPESWKVETRVRTSGATAGTVDRYYYEPVSGRKFRSKNEVHYFLETGGKRKKGNTSGDATTPSETTPNSKKPKKSASKTKKITSFYFDSANPPQSMCWIQTDSYADTWAASCNGSMVPETRKQEWAAVFSTVSHLRRRKV comes from the exons ATGACTGAACCCACCCCCATCTCATCAATCCCACCGGAAACCGTCACCGGCGCCGATGACTCCTTACCGCCTGACCCGCTCTTACAATCCGGTACCTACATCGACGCCCACTCAACACCAAACAAAGACGCAGCGCTAGACGATCGACACGTGTCCGACCTGCCTCCGGCGCCGACGGGGGAGACTACGCCGGAGATGACGGCGGAGGAGACTGTTACGCCGGTAAAGAAGCAGAGTAGATCGACGGAGGTGAATGTGGAGAGACCGAGTTGGTTACCGGAGAGCTGGAAAGTTGAAACGAGAGTTCGTACATCTGGTGCTACTGCTGGAACTGTTGATAGA TACTATTACGAGCCAGTGTCCGGGCGTAAGTTCCGGTCAAAGAATGAGGTGCACTATTTCCTGGAAACGGGTGGCAAGCGCAAGAAGGGAAACACTAGCGGTGATGCTACAACA CCATCTGAGACCACCCCCAATAGCAAAAAACCGAAGAAGAGTGCCtcgaaaacaaagaaaattactTCGTTTTACTTCGACTCTGCGAATCCGCCACAGAGCATGTGCTGGATTCAGACGGATAGTTATGCAGATACCTGGGCAGCTTCTTGTAATGGCAGTATGGTTCCTGAAACCCGAAAACAAGAATGGGCTGCTGTGTTCTCAACTGTATCGCACCTACGGCGAAGGAAAGTGTAA